A single window of Sebastes umbrosus isolate fSebUmb1 chromosome 16, fSebUmb1.pri, whole genome shotgun sequence DNA harbors:
- the LOC119475075 gene encoding enhancer of rudimentary homolog: MSHTILLVQPTKRPEGRTYADYESVNECMEGVCKMYEEHLKRMNPNSPSITYDISQLFDFIDDLADLSCLVYRADTQTYQPYNKDWIKEKIYVLLRRQAQQAAK; the protein is encoded by the exons ATG TCTCACACCATCCTGCTGGTGCAGCCCACCAAGAGGCCAGAGGGGAGGACGTACGCCGACTATGAATCCGTCAACGAGTGTATGGAAG GTGTGTGTAAGATGTATGAGGAGCATCTAAAGAGAATGAACCCCAACAGCCCGTCGATAACGTACGACATCAGCCAGCTGTTTGACTTCATCGACGACCTGGCCGACCTCAGCTGTTTGGT GTATCGTGCCGACACACAGACGTACCAGCCGTACAACAAGGACTGGATCAAAGAGAAGATCTACGTGCTGCTTCGCCGTCAGGCCCAGCAGGCGGCAAAGTGA